From the Debaryomyces hansenii CBS767 chromosome F complete sequence genome, the window GATTAGATACACCCAATtgttaaattatataataatatttgtacGAAGCCTCGTACGATCCCGTACTTAACGAGGAATTGGTACTAAAGACCGACCATTACGAAACACGAgtcaaaatcattcttctttagtTGGAACTACaacaaaattttttatGAATTCTTCCTGCAAATGTTTCTTCAAGTGTACGAACCTGTTTGCAAAAGTCGCCCCACAATATGTGCATTTTAATGGCGATTTGGAGATAAGATTTTGTAGCTTTACAGGATCCATTTCGTGGGGTATCGATGATAGTTGGATTGAATCTGGTTCATCATCAGTACTTTGGCTGGATGACGTATCGTATCCCAACCCGTCACCCATATCAATATGCGAAGGCTCCAAACGGGAGAACTCCACAAAAAACTGGGTGGTGAACGAATTGTAATGCTTCTTGTGCTTTAAACGAGGCGAATGGAAGTCCTGCGTGATGACGTGTATATGTAAATTGTTGAGGGATGGGATTGAATGAACTCCGGCTTTAATGAAGCGATTCATAAATTCCTGGGTTGCCAAAGTATCAGGCtcatcaaatttcaatagaCCCGCAGCGAACAAAT encodes:
- a CDS encoding DEHA2F20284p (similar to uniprot|Q05189 Saccharomyces cerevisiae YOR258W HNT3 Member of the third branch of the histidine triad (HIT) superfamily of nucleotide-binding proteins); its protein translation is MSFRHVFQKYIDNPDTCSELLLYKDENVLIIKDAFPKALRHYLIIPKSADKTHVHPLLVFQNHPHFYNMIEEYVKKTKRLIVDDLFAAGLLKFDEPDTLATQEFMNRFIKAGVHSIPSLNNLHIHVITQDFHSPRLKHKKHYNSFTTQFFVEFSRLEPSHIDMGDGLGYDTSSSQSTDDEPDSIQLSSIPHEMDPVKLQNLISKSPLKCTYCGATFANRFVHLKKHLQEEFIKNFVVVPTKEE